In Opitutaceae bacterium TAV5, one genomic interval encodes:
- a CDS encoding primosomal protein N' → MTVGVHPLAGFDKLLHYKVPESLGAQVQVGMLVRVPILNRLRLAIVGEIDTPIDFPVAKLKTLADIVYPFPALPPDLLQLARWMAGYYAAPLDGIIETMLPAAVRNAAGLKYEKLLSIATPLDPEEFARLEHRAPAQAKLYRFLRDQFRPQKKSLILARLGITAAASNALVKRGVVREEERRVERVAYADEWADGESVAALPHNLNDEQQAAATALVAALAARAFGVTLLHGVTGSGKTEVYLRAIHDALADGGGVVFLVPEVALTPQTVARLRGRLEAIAPGNKVVVWHSHLNDGERMDGWLALATGEARIVVGARSAIFAPVRTLRLIVVDEEHEPAYKQDETPRYHGRDVAVMRAKLAGAFCLLGSATPSLETHANAKAGKYGLLRLTKRIDTRQLPHIEIVDLRIEAMQNRGFTTLSGKLAEAMRDRFAKREQTILFLNRRGYSSAMQCRKCGHVEECPHCSVSLTYHRADETLRCHLCGFQKTAPARCPSCAAPDIRWRGMGTQRVEEAVRRVLPDARIERMDADTMQKKNRFRQLLSEFRAGKIDLLVGTQMIGKGLDFPNVTLVGLVDADISMHVPDFRANERTFQLLVQVAGRAGRGDRAGEVIVQTFTPQAGAIQFSRHADYDGFAETELKIRNDFGYPPARHLIHHLFRGPNPEKLQFFAEQWAKLVEKELGSRVELRGPAPCPIEKIKDEYRFQLWYFINGNVSAIVADLSRLRATFTWPEQFVQVLDVDPVNLS, encoded by the coding sequence ATGACCGTTGGCGTCCATCCTCTGGCCGGTTTCGACAAGCTCCTGCACTACAAGGTGCCGGAGTCGCTTGGCGCGCAGGTGCAGGTCGGGATGCTCGTGCGCGTGCCGATCCTCAACCGCCTGCGGCTCGCCATCGTCGGCGAGATCGACACGCCGATCGATTTCCCGGTCGCGAAACTCAAGACGCTGGCCGACATCGTCTATCCGTTCCCCGCCCTGCCGCCGGACCTGCTGCAACTCGCGCGCTGGATGGCCGGCTACTACGCCGCGCCGCTCGACGGCATTATCGAAACCATGCTGCCCGCCGCCGTCCGCAACGCCGCCGGGCTCAAGTACGAAAAACTCCTCTCCATCGCCACGCCGCTCGATCCGGAGGAGTTCGCCCGGCTCGAACACCGCGCCCCCGCCCAGGCGAAACTCTACCGTTTCCTGCGCGACCAGTTTCGGCCGCAGAAAAAATCGCTCATTCTTGCCCGCCTCGGCATCACCGCCGCCGCCAGCAACGCGCTCGTGAAACGCGGCGTGGTCCGCGAGGAAGAACGCCGTGTCGAGCGCGTGGCCTACGCCGACGAATGGGCTGACGGCGAATCCGTGGCCGCGCTCCCGCACAACCTCAACGACGAACAGCAGGCCGCCGCCACCGCGCTCGTCGCCGCGCTCGCCGCACGCGCCTTCGGCGTCACGCTGCTGCACGGCGTCACCGGCTCGGGCAAGACGGAGGTTTACCTGCGCGCCATCCACGATGCGCTGGCGGATGGCGGCGGCGTGGTGTTTCTCGTGCCCGAAGTGGCCCTGACCCCGCAAACCGTCGCCCGGCTGCGCGGTCGCCTCGAAGCCATCGCGCCGGGCAACAAGGTTGTGGTCTGGCACAGCCATCTCAACGACGGCGAACGCATGGACGGCTGGCTCGCGCTCGCGACCGGCGAGGCCCGCATCGTTGTCGGCGCGCGCTCGGCTATCTTCGCCCCCGTGCGCACTCTCCGCCTCATCGTCGTGGACGAGGAGCACGAACCCGCCTACAAGCAGGACGAAACCCCGCGTTACCACGGGCGCGACGTCGCCGTGATGCGCGCCAAGCTCGCCGGCGCGTTCTGCCTGCTCGGCTCGGCCACGCCCTCGCTCGAAACCCATGCCAACGCGAAGGCCGGCAAGTACGGGCTCCTCCGGCTCACGAAGCGCATCGACACGCGCCAGCTTCCGCACATCGAGATTGTCGATCTGCGGATCGAGGCCATGCAGAACCGCGGCTTCACGACGCTCTCCGGAAAACTCGCCGAGGCCATGCGCGACCGCTTCGCGAAACGCGAGCAGACGATCCTCTTCCTCAATCGCCGCGGTTACTCCAGCGCCATGCAGTGCCGCAAATGCGGCCACGTCGAGGAGTGCCCGCATTGCAGCGTGTCGCTCACCTACCACCGCGCCGACGAGACGCTGCGCTGCCACCTCTGCGGCTTTCAGAAAACCGCCCCCGCCCGCTGCCCCTCGTGCGCTGCGCCCGACATCCGCTGGCGCGGCATGGGCACGCAACGCGTGGAGGAAGCCGTCCGCCGCGTGCTGCCCGATGCGCGTATCGAAAGAATGGATGCGGACACGATGCAGAAAAAGAACCGCTTCCGGCAACTCCTCTCCGAGTTTCGCGCCGGCAAGATCGACCTGCTCGTGGGCACGCAGATGATCGGCAAGGGGCTCGATTTTCCCAACGTCACGCTCGTCGGGCTCGTCGATGCCGACATCTCGATGCACGTCCCGGATTTCCGCGCCAACGAACGCACCTTCCAGCTTCTCGTGCAGGTGGCCGGCCGCGCCGGGCGCGGCGACAGGGCAGGGGAGGTGATCGTGCAGACCTTCACGCCGCAGGCCGGCGCGATCCAGTTTTCGCGACATGCCGATTACGACGGCTTCGCGGAGACCGAATTAAAGATCCGGAACGATTTCGGTTACCCGCCCGCGCGTCATCTGATCCATCATCTCTTCCGCGGACCGAATCCGGAAAAGCTGCAATTCTTCGCCGAGCAGTGGGCGAAGCTCGTCGAGAAGGAACTCGGTTCGCGGGTCGAGCTGCGCGGCCCCGCGCCATGCCCGATCGAGAAGATAAAGGACGAGTACCGTTTCCAGCTCTGGTATTTCATCAACGGCAACGTCAGCGCCATCGTCGCCGACCTCTCGCGCCTGCGGGCGACGTTTACCTGGCCCGAGCAATTTGTGCAGGTGCTCGACGTGGACCCGGTCAATCTGAGCTGA
- a CDS encoding Fur family transcriptional regulator → MSNDAAREKFKSYLGTKGLRVTNQRLAIFEAAFTQEEHFTAEELLDHARAIDDSVSRATVYRTLPIMIESALLREVDIGKNLKYYHPNKDNNAQVAQVICVDCDKIFEISAPFMEWYGSTVSSKLGLTPVSQRLQVNAHCNKLKQTGACEHRTGTKG, encoded by the coding sequence GTGAGCAACGACGCTGCCCGCGAAAAATTCAAATCCTACCTCGGCACCAAAGGCCTGCGCGTGACCAACCAGCGTCTCGCCATCTTCGAGGCTGCCTTCACGCAGGAGGAACACTTCACCGCCGAAGAGCTGCTCGACCATGCGCGGGCCATCGACGACTCCGTCTCCCGGGCCACGGTCTACCGCACCCTGCCGATCATGATCGAGAGCGCCCTCCTCCGCGAGGTCGATATCGGCAAGAACCTCAAGTACTACCACCCCAACAAGGACAACAATGCCCAGGTCGCCCAGGTGATCTGCGTGGATTGCGACAAGATTTTCGAGATCAGCGCCCCCTTCATGGAGTGGTACGGCAGCACCGTGTCCTCCAAACTCGGGCTCACCCCCGTCTCCCAGCGCCTGCAGGTCAACGCCCACTGCAACAAGCTCAAGCAAACGGGCGCCTGCGAACATCGCACCGGAACGAAAGGCTGA
- a CDS encoding quinolinate synthetase, whose product MPATLNYEPLIVAPRRTTPVLTPIQEEILALKRERNAVILAHNYQIEAIQQVADYVGDSLGLSWQAQAAQADVILFCGVHFMAETAKIVNPARTVLLPELEAGCSLSDSCPAERLAAYKAAHPEVYVVAYINCSAAVKALCDVICTSGNAMKIVSKVPADREILFVPDQNLGQWVQQKTGRKMRLWPGSCYAHVQFTTQAIERIRDRFPGAPVVAHPECVQAVRDLADEVCSTELMVKFARETPSDEIIVVTESGMLHRLRKEVPHKTFIAGPTDTCACNDCRFMKMNTIEKVRDALKNMAPEIDVPEPIRTRALAPIQRMLDWSR is encoded by the coding sequence ATGCCCGCCACTCTCAACTACGAACCGCTGATCGTCGCGCCCCGCCGCACCACTCCGGTTCTCACGCCGATCCAGGAGGAAATCCTCGCCCTCAAACGCGAGCGCAACGCCGTCATCCTCGCGCACAATTACCAGATCGAAGCCATCCAGCAGGTCGCCGATTATGTGGGCGACTCGCTCGGCCTCTCCTGGCAGGCGCAGGCGGCGCAGGCCGACGTGATCCTTTTCTGCGGCGTCCACTTCATGGCCGAGACGGCCAAGATCGTGAACCCCGCCCGCACCGTGCTCCTGCCCGAACTCGAGGCCGGCTGCTCGCTCTCGGATTCGTGCCCGGCCGAACGCCTTGCCGCGTACAAGGCCGCGCACCCCGAGGTTTACGTCGTCGCCTACATCAACTGCTCGGCCGCGGTAAAAGCCCTTTGCGACGTCATCTGCACCAGCGGCAACGCCATGAAAATCGTCAGCAAGGTGCCGGCCGACCGCGAAATCCTCTTCGTGCCCGACCAGAACCTCGGCCAGTGGGTGCAACAAAAAACCGGGAGGAAAATGCGTCTGTGGCCCGGAAGCTGTTACGCCCACGTGCAGTTCACCACCCAGGCCATCGAAAGGATCCGCGACCGCTTCCCCGGCGCACCCGTTGTCGCGCACCCCGAATGCGTGCAGGCCGTCCGCGACCTCGCCGACGAAGTGTGCTCGACCGAACTGATGGTCAAGTTTGCCCGGGAGACGCCGTCGGACGAAATCATTGTGGTAACCGAGAGCGGCATGCTGCACCGCCTGCGCAAGGAAGTGCCACACAAGACCTTCATCGCCGGCCCCACCGACACCTGCGCCTGCAACGACTGCCGGTTCATGAAGATGAACACCATCGAAAAGGTACGCGACGCGCTCAAAAACATGGCGCCCGAAATCGACGTTCCCGAACCGATCCGCACCCGCGCCCTCGCGCCGATCCAGCGCATGCTCGACTGGAGCCGGTGA
- a CDS encoding GntR family transcriptional regulator: MTNKQRIDLIERFIREHKYADLHTLAERFSISLSTVRRALDQLAGRGVLRRHHGGASLIETDELAREYDFIARDERQADEKHVIARTIAEQVQPGMTVILDSGTSTYAVARLLVSKRLQVITNSLPIAGLFSEIGSLETIVTGGGIHNRLGALVGPLCEKSLEEIHADLAILGGAGITEAGVWNHNALIVAVQRKMLVAAERTIFALDSSKFGRKALSLTAPFEPRFTIVTDKSPATPISRAIQSAGAKFLVAE, encoded by the coding sequence GTGACCAACAAACAGCGCATCGATCTCATCGAGCGGTTCATCCGCGAACACAAGTATGCCGACCTGCACACGCTGGCGGAGCGTTTTTCGATCTCGCTGTCCACGGTGCGGCGCGCGCTCGACCAACTCGCCGGGCGCGGCGTGCTGCGCCGGCACCACGGGGGCGCGTCGCTGATCGAGACCGACGAACTGGCCCGCGAGTACGATTTCATCGCCCGCGACGAACGTCAGGCCGACGAGAAACACGTGATCGCCCGCACCATCGCGGAGCAGGTGCAGCCGGGCATGACGGTGATCCTCGACAGCGGCACGTCCACCTATGCGGTGGCGCGGCTGCTCGTGAGCAAGCGCCTGCAGGTCATCACCAATTCGCTGCCGATCGCCGGGCTGTTCAGCGAAATCGGTTCGCTCGAAACGATCGTCACCGGCGGCGGCATCCACAACCGGCTCGGCGCGCTGGTGGGCCCGCTTTGCGAGAAATCACTGGAGGAGATCCACGCCGACCTCGCGATCCTCGGCGGCGCCGGCATCACCGAGGCGGGGGTGTGGAATCACAATGCTCTGATCGTGGCCGTGCAGCGCAAGATGCTGGTGGCGGCGGAGCGCACGATCTTCGCCCTCGACAGTTCGAAATTCGGCCGGAAGGCGCTCAGCCTCACCGCGCCCTTCGAGCCGCGTTTCACCATCGTGACGGACAAGTCTCCGGCCACACCGATCTCGCGCGCCATCCAGTCGGCCGGTGCGAAGTTCCTGGTGGCCGAGTGA
- a CDS encoding membrane protein, whose protein sequence is MNHPFLQLLVRWVVLALGVTISTKVLPGIRCDNLTTLVVVVLLLSFFNAVLRPLLVLFTLPFIVMTMGLGLILINALLFMLVGRLVRGFTVEHFGWAIGAALIVGVTNLAMSTLMRRPPGNGSGGSSGGGGSVTFRGSFRRGGQKDKDADVIDV, encoded by the coding sequence ATGAATCATCCGTTTCTCCAGTTGCTGGTGCGCTGGGTCGTGCTCGCCCTGGGGGTCACGATTTCGACCAAAGTGCTCCCCGGCATCCGTTGCGACAACCTGACCACGCTCGTGGTCGTGGTGCTGTTGCTCAGCTTTTTTAATGCGGTGCTGCGTCCGCTGCTCGTTCTGTTCACCCTGCCGTTTATCGTCATGACGATGGGCCTCGGGCTCATCCTGATCAACGCCCTGCTGTTCATGCTCGTGGGGCGCCTCGTCCGGGGATTCACCGTCGAGCACTTCGGCTGGGCGATCGGCGCGGCGCTGATCGTCGGCGTGACCAACCTCGCCATGAGCACCCTCATGCGCCGTCCGCCCGGCAACGGCAGCGGCGGATCTTCCGGCGGAGGCGGCAGCGTGACGTTCCGCGGGTCGTTCCGGCGCGGCGGGCAAAAGGACAAGGATGCCGACGTGATCGACGTGTGA
- a CDS encoding transcriptional regulator translates to MNAKEANLRRERIYQEVIRILREEREAARMSMGEVAWRAGLSQPMISYVERGTRMPTLDTLLRMTDALSLNLPKLLRRAETAARQPKDEGPKG, encoded by the coding sequence GTGAACGCCAAGGAGGCCAATCTGCGACGGGAACGGATTTACCAGGAGGTAATACGGATACTGCGTGAGGAAAGGGAAGCGGCCCGGATGTCGATGGGAGAGGTGGCGTGGCGCGCGGGCCTGTCCCAGCCCATGATCAGCTATGTGGAGCGCGGCACGCGCATGCCCACGCTCGATACGCTTCTGCGCATGACCGACGCCCTCAGCCTCAATCTCCCCAAACTGCTCCGCAGGGCCGAAACCGCCGCAAGGCAGCCCAAGGATGAAGGGCCGAAAGGCTGA
- a CDS encoding N-terminal cleavage protein, which translates to MKKNNIPDSRRLSASAFTLIELLTVIAIIGILAAIIIPTVGKVRESAKKIVALNNLRQIVQASLIYASDSNDRLPGKENHTTSTPAAGAEGDKTLAGVCFQLAYAGGLNDGSIWFAGADDNGTNNKDVSTVMDKDKAALESNFDYTETSYEYVVGLMATDPSTTPVAFTRSLTKTGWDDGPWKKDGGHIGFLGGNVGWYSTATIKAGKTLIQGGAGTAGDLTDDITLTLPSSTNCDIYKPAAAATTP; encoded by the coding sequence ATGAAGAAAAATAACATCCCCGATTCGCGACGCTTATCCGCGTCTGCATTCACGCTCATCGAATTACTCACGGTCATCGCCATTATCGGCATTCTGGCCGCGATCATCATCCCGACGGTCGGAAAGGTCCGCGAGTCGGCGAAAAAGATCGTCGCGCTCAATAACCTGCGGCAGATCGTCCAGGCCTCGCTCATCTACGCCAGCGACAGCAACGACAGGCTGCCGGGAAAGGAAAACCATACTACGTCAACTCCCGCCGCTGGCGCCGAGGGCGACAAGACGCTGGCAGGCGTCTGCTTCCAGCTCGCCTATGCCGGCGGCCTCAACGACGGCTCGATCTGGTTCGCCGGCGCGGATGACAACGGAACCAACAACAAGGACGTCTCTACCGTCATGGACAAGGACAAGGCCGCTCTGGAAAGCAATTTCGACTACACGGAGACCAGCTACGAGTACGTGGTCGGCCTCATGGCGACCGATCCTTCCACGACTCCCGTCGCGTTCACCCGCAGCCTGACCAAGACCGGCTGGGACGATGGCCCTTGGAAAAAGGATGGCGGGCACATCGGTTTCCTCGGCGGCAACGTCGGCTGGTATTCCACCGCCACCATCAAGGCGGGCAAGACCCTGATCCAAGGCGGAGCGGGCACGGCAGGAGATCTCACCGACGACATCACACTCACGCTCCCGAGCTCAACCAACTGCGACATTTACAAGCCGGCAGCAGCAGCGACGACTCCCTGA
- a CDS encoding polynucleotide phosphorylase, whose amino-acid sequence MNNKQTVEVPGLGIKFTTGDMAKFANGAVTVTVGETNVFVSATAAQTMRPGQDFFPLTVDYREKYSAAGRFPGGYFKREGKPSEKEILTSRLCDRPCRPLFPEGFLNEVQIIGLLLSADQIHEADIAMVNGASAALAISDIPWNGPIGAVRVALIDGQFVANPTIEQMFSSTLDLIYVGNEKDMLMIEGSADQLPEERFIEALEFAHQAIQPIIATIRDLAARAGKPKAVFPLVVAKPEARAIIERVVPQQRVSEAIFGFEKQVRGANINALKEEARAALLAELGEGNFADHDISIVFEDLQYKAYRATVLERGVRADKRDAKSLRPIASEVGVLPRVHGSALFQRGDTQGLVTATLGPTKEAQDMDGLTGGATSKSFILHYNFPPYSVGETGRFTGPGRREIGHGALAERSLVPVLPPEDVFPYTIRLVSDIMASNGSTSMASICGGCLALMDAGVPIIAPVAGISCGLMTSNKPDGSIDNWVTITDILGEEDHFGDMDFKLAGTTKGITGFQLDLKINGLPIEIARTAIFQARDARIEILKLMLSAIPAPRKTLSAYAPRIQTIQINPEKIGLLIGPGGKTIRRIVETTGAQIDISDDDSGKVFIYSNNADSMNRAISEIDALCGGGSQIEVGKIYTGRVSGVKEFGAFVECLPGKEGLCHISELADFRVRRTEDVVKVGDSITVKCIGIDERTNKVRLSRRAAMKELEEQQQPAVPASAEGEAPATETPAAEAAPEAVAAASSEEKQG is encoded by the coding sequence ATGAACAACAAGCAAACCGTAGAAGTCCCGGGACTCGGGATCAAATTCACCACCGGCGACATGGCCAAGTTCGCCAACGGCGCCGTCACCGTCACCGTCGGAGAGACCAACGTCTTCGTCTCCGCCACCGCCGCCCAGACCATGCGCCCCGGCCAGGACTTCTTTCCCCTGACGGTCGACTACCGCGAAAAATACTCCGCCGCCGGCCGTTTCCCGGGCGGCTACTTCAAGCGCGAAGGCAAGCCCTCCGAGAAGGAGATCCTCACCTCCCGCCTCTGCGACCGCCCCTGCCGCCCGCTCTTCCCCGAAGGTTTCCTCAACGAAGTCCAGATCATCGGCCTCCTCCTGTCCGCCGACCAGATCCACGAGGCCGACATCGCCATGGTCAACGGCGCTTCCGCCGCTCTCGCCATCTCCGACATCCCCTGGAACGGCCCCATCGGCGCCGTCCGCGTCGCCCTCATCGACGGCCAGTTCGTCGCCAACCCGACCATCGAGCAGATGTTCTCCTCCACGCTCGACCTCATCTACGTCGGCAACGAGAAGGACATGCTCATGATCGAAGGCTCCGCGGACCAGCTCCCGGAAGAGCGCTTCATCGAGGCCCTCGAGTTTGCCCACCAGGCCATCCAGCCCATCATCGCCACCATCCGCGACCTCGCGGCCCGGGCCGGCAAGCCCAAGGCCGTTTTCCCGCTCGTCGTCGCCAAGCCCGAGGCCCGCGCCATCATCGAGCGCGTCGTCCCGCAGCAGCGTGTCTCCGAAGCCATTTTCGGTTTCGAAAAACAGGTCCGCGGCGCCAACATCAACGCCCTCAAGGAAGAAGCCCGGGCCGCCCTCCTCGCCGAACTCGGCGAAGGCAATTTTGCCGATCACGACATCTCGATCGTGTTCGAGGATCTCCAGTACAAGGCCTACCGCGCCACCGTGCTCGAGCGCGGCGTCCGCGCCGACAAGCGTGATGCGAAGAGCCTCCGTCCCATCGCCTCCGAAGTCGGCGTTCTCCCGCGCGTCCACGGTTCCGCCCTCTTCCAGCGCGGCGACACCCAGGGCCTCGTCACCGCGACCCTCGGCCCCACCAAGGAAGCGCAGGACATGGACGGCCTCACCGGCGGCGCCACGTCGAAGTCGTTCATTCTCCACTACAACTTCCCGCCCTATTCCGTCGGCGAGACCGGCCGCTTCACCGGCCCCGGCCGTCGCGAGATCGGCCACGGCGCGCTCGCCGAGCGTTCCCTCGTCCCCGTGCTCCCGCCCGAGGACGTGTTCCCGTACACCATCCGCCTCGTCTCCGACATCATGGCGTCCAACGGCTCCACCTCGATGGCTTCCATCTGCGGCGGCTGCCTTGCGCTCATGGATGCGGGCGTGCCCATCATCGCTCCCGTCGCCGGCATTTCCTGCGGCCTCATGACGAGCAACAAGCCCGACGGCTCGATCGACAACTGGGTCACGATCACCGACATCCTCGGTGAGGAAGACCACTTCGGCGACATGGACTTCAAGCTCGCCGGCACCACCAAGGGCATCACCGGCTTCCAGCTCGACCTCAAGATCAACGGCCTCCCGATCGAGATCGCCCGGACCGCGATCTTCCAGGCCCGCGACGCGCGCATCGAGATCCTGAAGCTCATGCTCTCGGCCATCCCGGCCCCGCGCAAGACGCTCAGCGCCTACGCCCCCCGCATCCAGACGATCCAGATCAATCCGGAAAAGATCGGCCTCCTCATCGGCCCCGGCGGCAAGACCATCCGCCGCATCGTCGAGACCACCGGCGCACAGATCGACATCTCGGACGACGACTCCGGAAAGGTGTTCATCTACTCGAACAACGCCGATTCGATGAACCGGGCGATCAGCGAAATCGACGCCCTGTGCGGCGGCGGTTCGCAGATCGAGGTCGGCAAGATCTACACCGGTCGCGTCAGCGGGGTGAAGGAATTCGGCGCGTTCGTCGAGTGCCTCCCCGGCAAGGAAGGCCTCTGCCATATCAGCGAACTGGCCGACTTCCGCGTGCGCCGCACCGAGGATGTCGTCAAGGTGGGTGATTCGATCACCGTCAAGTGCATCGGCATCGACGAGCGCACCAACAAGGTCCGCCTCTCCCGCCGCGCCGCGATGAAGGAACTGGAAGAGCAGCAGCAGCCCGCCGTACCCGCTTCCGCCGAAGGCGAAGCTCCGGCCACCGAAACGCCCGCCGCCGAGGCCGCTCCCGAAGCCGTCGCCGCCGCGTCGAGCGAAGAGAAGCAGGGCTGA